The window TACGCCGTCGCGGCGCTCCTGCTCCTGCGCTGGGAGCTCCGCGGTCGCCGGGCCCACCCGGTGCTCCTGGCGACACTCCTCGCGTGGGCGTTCCTCGTGCGCCCGACCGCCGCGGCGGGCGCGATCGCGATCGCGGGGTACGTCGCGTGGCGCCGGCCGCGCGATCTCGTGACGCTCGGGCTCGCCGGGCTGTTCTGGTTCGCGCTGTTCGCCGCCGCCTCGCACGCGGCGGAACGCAGCTGGCTCCTCCCCGAGTACCGGCCGTCGAGGCTCGGCTCCGCGACCCCCTTCGAGGGGCTCGCCGGGGCGCTCCTGTCGCCGGGGCGCGGCCTGCTCCTGTACTGCCCTTTGGCCGCGGCGGTGCCGGCGCTGCTCGTGCGATTCTGGCGCGACGTGCCCGGGAAGCCGCTCGTCGCGGCGCTCGGCGCCGCCGTCGTCCTGCACGTGATCACCGTCGCCGCGTTCCCGCACTGGTGGGGCGGCCACTCGTTCGGCCCGAGGCTGCTCGTGGACACGGTGCCGTTCCTCGCCGCCCTCGCCGCGCTCGGGCTCGCCGGTGCGCGAGGCTCCCGGGCGTGGATCGCCGTCGCCGCGGTCCTGCTCGCGACGAGCGTCGCGATCCAGGCCGCGGGCGCCCTCTCGATCGCGCCGCACCTGTGGAACATCCTGCCGGTCGACGTCGACGCGGCCCCGGCGCGCCTCTGGGACCTCGCGGACTTCCCGCCGCTGCGCGCGCTGCGCTGAGCGGCGCCGGCTACAGGACGTCGAGCATCAGCCCGGCGAGCACCCACGGCTGCACCGGCCACGGCGCGGCCACGCGCTCGACCCTGTCGCCGGAGCCGATGACGTAGGCGGTCCGGTTGAACGGGATCTCGGCGCCCGCCGCCGCGTAGATCGTCACCGGCGCGAGGACGTGCAGCCCGATCCCGACGACCGCGAGCGCGCTGACCAGGATGGAGGGCTCGGTGTCCGTCGCGCGCAGATCCGGCGCGAGCGACGACAGCCTCGGCACGAGGTAGTCGACGACGAGGTTCGCCTCGCCGAAGCCGCGCACGAGACCTTCCCCGACGTGCGCCTTGAAGCCGACGTGGAACGGGTGGCGCGTCAGCTCCAGGTCGCCGAGCGCGCCGCGCACCGCGACCGGGGACAGGGCGGTGTAGCCTGCGTACGCCGCCAGCCCGTACGGAACCGTGGCGCCGAGCCGGAGGTTGACGCCGTGCGACACCCCGAGCTGCTTCGACGCGACGTGCATCGCGTACTCCGTCTCCTGCAGGAGGCCGAAGTCGCGATCGCCCGGGACCGGCTCCTGTCGCCGCGCGTCCGGCGGCGCGCGCGCGGGGGCGGCAGGCGGGCTCCGCGATCCCGTGGGCGGCGCTTCGGGCGCGGGGATCACGGGCGTCGCGGGCGTCGCGGGCTCGCGCGCCGCGGCGAGGATCTGCTCCACCGCGGTCCGGATGATGACCGCCATGGCCTCCACCTGGGCGTCCGGATCCGGCTCGCCGACGCGCCGCACGAACGCCTCTCCCGCGGCGGTGCCCGCCGCGACGGCGCAGACCGTGCCCCCCTCCGCGGGATCGATCCAGATCGCCGCGAACGCGCCGGCGTTCCTCGCGATCGCCCGCGCCTCCACGGCGCCGTCGGGCGGGGGGCGGAGCGCGGCCTCCACGTCGACCATGAACAGCTCGACGTCGAGGTCGAGCAACCCGCTGCCCGCCGCGACGACGAGCGAGTCGGCGAGCTCCTTCTGCGCGGGCGGGACGAGGAGGGCGAACGGCCGCTTCGCGGGGGTTTCGTCCGCGATGGCGGCGGCCGCGCCGAGGAGCGGGAGGAGGAAGCAGATCGCGACGGCCCGAGGGCGGATCGTCCGCTGCGCGCCCATGCGCTAGACGCCGATGAACAGGCGGTTGCCGAAGTTGCGCTCGAGCCCGGCCGTGAAGATCCGGTTCGCCGCGGTCTCGATGTCGTACTCGACGCGCTTGAACTGGAACATGCGGGTCTCGGTGTCGAAGATGGTGTAGCTCGCCCGGTTGTCGTAGTCGCGCGGCTGGCCGATCGAGCCGACCGAGATCACGAACTTCCGCTCCCTGTCGACGTAGAACTGCTTGGCGGCGATCTCCTCGACCGTGCTCGGCGTGAGCGCGAACACCCGGCACAGGTGGGAGTGCCCGATGAAGGTGATCTGGTCGAGCATGTGGAAGAACGGGAGCAGCGAGAACGCCTGCTCCGGCGCGAAGATGTAGTCGAACTCGCGCTCCTCGATGGGCGATCCGTGGCACAGCTTGATCCCGGCGTCGGGGTACCGCCGCGAGTACGGCAGGTTGCTCAGCCACGCCAGGCCGTCCTCGGTCAGCGCGTTCGCGTGGAGGTCGAGGACGCGCCGGGCCGCGTCGTAGTAGTAGGAATAGTCCATGATGCCCGAGACCGCCGCGTCGTGGTTGCCGAGCACCACCTCGGTCGTCGTCGCGCGCACGAGCTCCACGCACTCGTTGGGGCTCGCGCCGTAGCCCACGACGTCGCCGGCGCACAGGAACATGTCGATCCTCTCGGATTCGTACGCCGCGAGCACGGCGTGGAGCGCCTCGAGGTTCGCGTGGATATCGCTGAAAATGCCCAACCGCATGGATGATCGTACCCCGAAGAGACCCCTTATACTTTGCGCCGTTCGGCCTGTCCACATCCCGGCGGCGGCTAGCCGTCGTCCCCCGGATCCCCGTCGTTGTCGGACAGAAGGTCCGCGAAGCTCACGCCCTTGCCGGCGCCGCGGCTCTCGGCCTGCCCGGCCGCCTTGTCCTTGCCGTGGATCCCGCGCCTGCCCGACGCCGGGTCCCCGGACTTCGCTCGCGCGGGCGCGATCGAGTCGTCGGCGAGCCAGTCGTCGTCGAGGAGCGGCTCGTTCACGTCGACGCCGTCCATCTGGGGCCCGGACGGCGGGATCGACGGCACCGACTGCGGCTTTTCCGTTTCCGCGAGATCCGCGAACGCCGCGTGGATCTCCTGCGCGGTCTTCGGCTTGGCCTTGGGCGCGGGCTCCTTCGACTTGCGCTCCGGCCGCTCCCGAGGGGCGGGCGCGGCGGCGGGCGCGGCGGCCTCCCCGAACAGCCACACCTGCAGCGCGGCGACGCCCACGACGGTCGCGGGATTGGCGGCGTACGGCGGCGCGTACGGCGACGGGTTCGCCGCGAACTTGGCGAGCAGCTCGGCGCGCAGCTCGAGCTCCCGGTGCGCGAGCGCGTCCGGGACGAACAGCGCCCGGCGCTGGCGCTCGGGCTGATCCACGACGAACGGCTCGGCGAGCGCGAGGTCGGCGGCGCAGGTCGGGCACCGCGCGGGCTGCAGCCCGGCGTCGGTGAGGATCTCGAGCAGCTCGGGCTGCTCGTCGAGGTCCACCGCGGTGAACAGCTCGGCGACGAACCTGTGGCCCTTCGGGCAGACGCAATACGATTCCCGTCGCGTCGTGCCCGCTGAGGACCATCCGGCCGGCGGACGCGTTTTCGTGCTCTTCGCCATGGCGGTGACCCTTCTTTTAGCACGGAAACGGGGCGTGACAAAGGCGGGGAGAGGAACGAAACGGAGATCGGCTCCCCGTCCACTCGGTCCACTTTGTCCATCGTGTCCACTGCCCGGCGATGGACGGAATGGACGGAGTGGACGGGAATGGACCCGAGGCAGGCTGGGCCCTCGCTGGCGCGGCGGGGCCGATTCTGCTATTCGAAACGACGTGCGGTGCGCGCCATGAAAGTCGTATTCGTCTACCCGAAGTTCGAGAAGTTCCTCGAAGGGGTGCCCGAGCTGAACAAGGAGCTCGTGGACCACTACCTCGGCCAGTACACGACCCCGCCGTCGCTCGGGATCCCGATCCTCGCCGCGCTCACGCCCCCTACGTGGGAGGTCGAGCTCGTCGACGACAACAACGGCGATCCCGTCGACTTCGACGCGCCCGCCGACCTCGTCGCGATCAACTGCTTCACGCCGCAGGCGACCCGCGCCATGGAGCTCGCGGACGGCTACCGCGCGGCCGGGAAGAGGGTCGCCATGGGCGGCTACTGGCCGTCGACCATGCCCGACGAGGCGCTCCTCCACTGCGACGCGGTGAACGTCGGCGACGGCGAGCCGACCTGGCCGAGGATCCTCGCGGACGCCGCGGCCGGGGCGCTCGCGCGCAAGTACGTCGGCGGCACGCGGGCCGATCTCGCGTCGCTCCCGATCCCGCGCCGCGACCTCTTCTACGCGAAGCGCGGCTACGACTGGAACGAAGACCTCGTCCAGGTGGCGCGCGGCTGCACGTACAACTGCTCCATGTGCGCCATCCCGACCCACGCGGGCCACCGGATCCGGCTGCGGCCGGTCGAGGCGATCGCGGCCGAGATGCGGACGCTCCGGCACGACAACGTCTACCTCGCGGACGATCTCCTCTTCTTCCCGAGCCGGCGGCTCGAGGAGTGGTCGCGCGCCCTGTTCGAGGCGCTCGCGCCGCTCGGCAAGAAGTACTTCGTGACGTCGACGATGGCGCTCAAGACGGACGACGATCTGCTCGACCGGATCGCCCGCGCCGGGGTCACGTCGTTCTACTGCACGATGAACGTGGATCCGAAGTCGATCCGCGCGCTCGGCGGCGACGCCGAGGCCCAGGCCGAGCTCGCCGACCTCGTGGCGAAGCTCGAGGGCCGCGGGATCCGGTTCTACGCGTCGATAGGCCTCGGCCGCGACTGGGACGGGCCCGGGCTCGCGGACGCGATCCTCGAGCTGTGCGCCAAGGCGCGCATCCGCACCGCCGAGTTCTTCCTGTTCTGCCCCTACCCCGGCTCGTCGCTCTGGGACCGGCTCGAGCGCCAGGGCCGGATCCTCCACCGCGAGTGGCGGAAGTACAACGGCGCGCACGTCGTGTGGCGGCCGGCCAACCTCGAGCCGGACGGGCTGCACGAGCAGTTCCTGCGGCTGTGGCGCGAGTTCTATGCCGCGCAGGACTCGGGTGACGTCGTCCGCAACCTGGAGCCGGATCGCTCGGACGCGCACCTCGCCGAGCGGCGGCGGCGGGCTGGCGCCGAGGGCGAGGGATGACCGGCTCGCAGATGCGGCGCGCGGCGATCACCGGGATCGGCGTGCTCTCGCCGGTCGGGCTCTCCCGCGCCGAGGTCGCTCGGGCGGTCGCTGAAGGCCTGTCGGGGATCGCGCCCATCGAGGCGTTCGACACCGCCCCGTTCCGGACGCGGTTCGGCGGCGAGGTGCGCGGGTTCGACCCTATGGCGGCGCTGACCGCCGAGGAGCGGGCCGGGCTCGGCGACAGGTACCTCGAGCTCGCGGTGGCCGCGGCGCGGCAGGCGGTGCGCGACGCCGGGCTCCCGTGGTCGCGCGAGGCGCCGGCCGGCGCGCGCGTGGGGCTCGTCGTCGGCACGTGCAACGGCGGGCTGCTCACCGCGGAGCGGCACTACAGGATGCTCGCCGGGCTCGAGCCGGACGCCTTCGACAGGAGGATGAACCGCAACATCCGCTACCACGGCATCGGCGCGGCGCTCGCCCACGCGTTCGGCGTCGCCGGCCCGACGCTCGTCGTCTCCACCGCGTGCTCGTCGTCCACCTGCGCGCTCGGCGCGGCGCTCGAGCTGCTCGCGGCCGGGGACGCGGACGCCGTGATCGCGGGCGGCTCGGACGCGCTCTGCCTCTCGACGATGGCCGGGTTCGACTCGATCAAGGCGACGTCGACCGGCCGGATCGCGCCGTTCTCCCTGCCCCCGGGGCTCAACCTGGGCGAGGGCGCGGCGTTCTGGATCCTCGAGGAGCTCGGGGCGGCGCGGCGCCGCGGGGCGCGGATCGACGGCGAGCTGCTCGGGTACGCGTTCACGGCCGACGCCCACCACCCGACCGCGCCGGATCCGCGCGGCGACGGGCAGTACCGCACGATGGCGCGCGCGCTCGAGCGGGCCGGGGTCGCGGCGGCCGAGCTCGGCTGCATCAACCTGCACGGGACCGGCACCGAGGCGAACGATCGCACCGAGACCAAGTCCGTGCGGAGGATCATCGGAGACGCGGCGATCCCGTGCCACTCGTTCAAGTCGCAGGTCGGGCATTGCCTCGGCGCGGCCGGCGCCCTCGAGGCCACGGCCGGGCTGCTCGGGATGATAGGCGGCGTGATCCCGGCGACGATCAACTTCTCCGAGCCGCGGCCCGGGTGCGACCTCGACGTCGTGCCCAACGCGCCGCGGCCCGCGCGCTACTCGCGGTTCCTGTCGTGCAACTACGCGTTCGGCGGGCACAACGCGGCGATCGCGGTCGGCGCGTGCGAGCCCGGGAGGCCCCCCGCGGCGGGACCGGATCCCGGGGCGCAAGCCGTGGTCACCGGGTGCGGCGCGGTCACGCCGTTCGGGCTCGGGGTGGACGCCCTGCTCGCGGGCCTGCGCGCCGGGCGCACGGCGCTCTCGCCCTTCGGCGATCGCGTCGCCGAACCGTCGCGGGCGCGCCTCGGCGGCCTCGTGCCGCAGTTCGCGGCGCGCGACGTCGACAAGCGGCTCGACTTCCGATCGCTCACGCGCATCTCGCGGTACGCGATCGCGGCGGCGCGGCTCGCGCTCGCCGGCTCGGGGCTCCGGCTCGGCCCCAAGGAGGGGCTCGAGACCGGCGTCGTGAGCGGCGTGTACGTCGGCACGAGCGAGGAGGAGTACATGCGGCTCGTGACGCGCACGAAGGGCGCCGAGGTGGACATCGGCTCGTTCGCGTCCATCGTGCCGAACGCGACCGGCGGCTTCGTCTCGAACGCGCTCGCCCTCAAGGGGTACTCGTGCACGGTCACGATGGCCGCGGACGCGGGGCTCTTCGCTTTGCGCCTCGCGCAGCTCGCGATCGAGAGCCGCTCGACCGCGCGGGTCGTCGCCGGCGGCGCGGACGAGCTCTACTCGCGGTACGTCCTCAACTACGACGTGCTTGACTACCTCAAGAGCGGCGCGGCGGAGGAGCGCTGCGGCATCGACCTCGAGGTCGACGATCGGCGCGTCCTCGCCGAGGGCGCGGCGTACGCGATCGTCGAGGAGCGGGCCGTGGCCGCGGCGCGCGGCGCGCGGGTCCTCGCCAGGATCGCGGGCAGCGGCCACACCACCGACGCGGCGGCGTTCGGCGGCGCCGCCCGGACGCCGGACGGCTTGGCGCGGGCGATCGCCCTCGCGCTCGAGTCCGCCGGCTGGTCGGCCGACGACGTCGGCCTCGTGTGCTGGTCGCCCCAGGGGAACCGCGGCGACGCCGTGACGCTCGCGGCGCTCGAGGCGGCGCTCGGCGCGCGCGGCAAGACGGTCCCGCTCGTCACGAGCGCGCTCCACACCGGGCCCGCCGAGGCGGGCCCGGGCGTCACGACGCTCGCGGCGCTGCTCGGCGCGTGGGCGGACGGCCGCGGCATGTGGCGGGAGCGGACGGGCGTCCCATCGATCGACGGGCGCGCCGCGCCGCAGGGAGCCGCAAGGGCGCTGCTCGTCGCCACGAGCGACCAGGGGTTCAACCTCGCGATCGCGATCGAGCCCGAGGGAGGTGCCGCGTGACCCGCGTCCGCGTCGCGATCACCGGCATCGGGACGATCTGCGCGATCGGCCGCGACACCGCGGCGTTCACGGACGCGCTCCGGCGCGGCGACCGCGGCTTCTCGCGGATCGACGATCCGCGCCTCCGGGGGCTGCGCGTCACGCACGCGGCGCTCGTCCGGGGGTTCGAGCCGGACCCCGCGGCGCCCGAGGAGATCGGCGGGCTCGATAGGCACGTCCACCTCGCGCTTTGCGCGCTGCGCGAGGCGCTCGGCGGGGCGGGGCTGTCGGCGGGGCTCGGCGCCCGCGGGGGCGTCGTGCTCGGCACCTGCTCGGGCGGGATGCTGTCGATCGAGCGCCACTACGAGGCGCTCGCGCGCGGAGAGGATCCCGTCGACGCGCGGCTC of the Pseudomonadota bacterium genome contains:
- a CDS encoding metallophosphatase family protein produces the protein MRLGIFSDIHANLEALHAVLAAYESERIDMFLCAGDVVGYGASPNECVELVRATTTEVVLGNHDAAVSGIMDYSYYYDAARRVLDLHANALTEDGLAWLSNLPYSRRYPDAGIKLCHGSPIEEREFDYIFAPEQAFSLLPFFHMLDQITFIGHSHLCRVFALTPSTVEEIAAKQFYVDRERKFVISVGSIGQPRDYDNRASYTIFDTETRMFQFKRVEYDIETAANRIFTAGLERNFGNRLFIGV
- a CDS encoding beta-ketoacyl-[acyl-carrier-protein] synthase family protein; amino-acid sequence: MTGSQMRRAAITGIGVLSPVGLSRAEVARAVAEGLSGIAPIEAFDTAPFRTRFGGEVRGFDPMAALTAEERAGLGDRYLELAVAAARQAVRDAGLPWSREAPAGARVGLVVGTCNGGLLTAERHYRMLAGLEPDAFDRRMNRNIRYHGIGAALAHAFGVAGPTLVVSTACSSSTCALGAALELLAAGDADAVIAGGSDALCLSTMAGFDSIKATSTGRIAPFSLPPGLNLGEGAAFWILEELGAARRRGARIDGELLGYAFTADAHHPTAPDPRGDGQYRTMARALERAGVAAAELGCINLHGTGTEANDRTETKSVRRIIGDAAIPCHSFKSQVGHCLGAAGALEATAGLLGMIGGVIPATINFSEPRPGCDLDVVPNAPRPARYSRFLSCNYAFGGHNAAIAVGACEPGRPPAAGPDPGAQAVVTGCGAVTPFGLGVDALLAGLRAGRTALSPFGDRVAEPSRARLGGLVPQFAARDVDKRLDFRSLTRISRYAIAAARLALAGSGLRLGPKEGLETGVVSGVYVGTSEEEYMRLVTRTKGAEVDIGSFASIVPNATGGFVSNALALKGYSCTVTMAADAGLFALRLAQLAIESRSTARVVAGGADELYSRYVLNYDVLDYLKSGAAEERCGIDLEVDDRRVLAEGAAYAIVEERAVAAARGARVLARIAGSGHTTDAAAFGGAARTPDGLARAIALALESAGWSADDVGLVCWSPQGNRGDAVTLAALEAALGARGKTVPLVTSALHTGPAEAGPGVTTLAALLGAWADGRGMWRERTGVPSIDGRAAPQGAARALLVATSDQGFNLAIAIEPEGGAA
- a CDS encoding CpXC domain-containing protein, encoding MAKSTKTRPPAGWSSAGTTRRESYCVCPKGHRFVAELFTAVDLDEQPELLEILTDAGLQPARCPTCAADLALAEPFVVDQPERQRRALFVPDALAHRELELRAELLAKFAANPSPYAPPYAANPATVVGVAALQVWLFGEAAAPAAAPAPRERPERKSKEPAPKAKPKTAQEIHAAFADLAETEKPQSVPSIPPSGPQMDGVDVNEPLLDDDWLADDSIAPARAKSGDPASGRRGIHGKDKAAGQAESRGAGKGVSFADLLSDNDGDPGDDG
- a CDS encoding radical SAM protein, whose product is MKVVFVYPKFEKFLEGVPELNKELVDHYLGQYTTPPSLGIPILAALTPPTWEVELVDDNNGDPVDFDAPADLVAINCFTPQATRAMELADGYRAAGKRVAMGGYWPSTMPDEALLHCDAVNVGDGEPTWPRILADAAAGALARKYVGGTRADLASLPIPRRDLFYAKRGYDWNEDLVQVARGCTYNCSMCAIPTHAGHRIRLRPVEAIAAEMRTLRHDNVYLADDLLFFPSRRLEEWSRALFEALAPLGKKYFVTSTMALKTDDDLLDRIARAGVTSFYCTMNVDPKSIRALGGDAEAQAELADLVAKLEGRGIRFYASIGLGRDWDGPGLADAILELCAKARIRTAEFFLFCPYPGSSLWDRLERQGRILHREWRKYNGAHVVWRPANLEPDGLHEQFLRLWREFYAAQDSGDVVRNLEPDRSDAHLAERRRRAGAEGEG